In Chryseobacterium lactis, a single genomic region encodes these proteins:
- a CDS encoding NAD(P)H-binding protein has product MKIVITGSLGNVAKPLTQQLAAEGHQLTVISSNEDRRQDIESLGATPAIGSITDVDFLTKTFEGADAVFVMTPPAVTETNIIEGIVDAGKNYAEALKKAQVKRAVMLSSVGAESPIENGQIKGLHQIENIYNKVENTSFTFLRAGYFYNNLLNDIPLIQNTGIIGSNYSENTIIPLVHPSDIAKAAAEELVKDESGKNVRYIVGDIRKASDFAKVLGSSVNKPELPWVEFSDEQTLNGMLQAGLPQDMADQYTEMGRGIRTGIIQKDFIEHGSPVTGSIKLEDFAKEFSSKF; this is encoded by the coding sequence ATGAAAATTGTAATCACAGGATCGTTAGGAAACGTTGCAAAACCGTTAACACAGCAATTGGCTGCAGAAGGACATCAACTTACTGTAATAAGCAGCAACGAAGACAGAAGACAGGATATTGAATCGTTGGGAGCAACTCCAGCCATCGGATCAATAACTGATGTGGATTTCTTAACCAAAACATTTGAAGGAGCTGATGCCGTTTTTGTAATGACTCCTCCTGCCGTAACTGAGACAAATATTATTGAAGGCATAGTGGATGCAGGAAAAAATTATGCGGAAGCATTAAAAAAAGCTCAGGTAAAAAGAGCCGTAATGTTGAGCAGCGTCGGAGCAGAATCACCGATAGAAAATGGACAGATCAAAGGCCTTCATCAAATTGAGAATATCTATAACAAAGTCGAAAATACTTCGTTCACTTTTTTAAGAGCTGGATATTTTTACAATAACCTGCTCAATGACATCCCATTGATACAAAATACTGGAATCATCGGTAGTAATTATTCTGAAAATACTATTATTCCGTTGGTACATCCCAGCGACATTGCCAAAGCTGCAGCTGAAGAATTGGTGAAAGACGAAAGTGGTAAAAATGTAAGATATATTGTAGGAGATATCCGAAAAGCATCTGATTTTGCAAAAGTTTTGGGTAGCTCTGTAAATAAGCCGGAACTTCCATGGGTAGAGTTCTCTGATGAACAAACTTTAAATGGTATGCTACAGGCTGGTCTACCACAGGATATGGCTGATCAGTACACTGAAATGGGGAGAGGAATAAGAACAGGAATAATACAAAAGGATTTTATTGAGCATGGCTCTCCTGTTACCGGAAGTATTAAGCTGGAAGATTTTGCCAAGGAATTTTCTTCAAAGTTTTAA
- a CDS encoding alkaline phosphatase family protein, with product MKRGIHFLLLFFSLTAFAQQVTPDTAQVVIPGRQNSAEAQSKPYVIMISTDGFRYDYAKKYNAENLLRLSDNGVQAKAMIPSFPSITFPNHWSLITGLYPSHHGLIDNFFYDYKRKEVYAMSNKKNAEDGSWYGGTPLWGLAEKQGMVSASLMWVGSASDAGGIRPSYYYPYHEKFTPSEKVDKVVNWLKLPEDKRPHFISLYFPEVDGSGHHFGPDAKETETAVHLIDQAVGDLVQKVNKLGLKNVNFVFVSDHGMIKVDGGTPLEIPALLFDKNRFDFYNSQTLLRVYVKNADEVKAVYKELKAHKTDDYTVYLDKRLPHYLHFATRDDKYNRIGQILLVPKAPKIFLEKGKKTSVGKHGYNPRLVPEMKATFFAWGPEFKNHQVINEFSNVNVYPMVAEILGLKIEQPIDGKLKVLKETLKETK from the coding sequence ATGAAGCGCGGAATACATTTTTTACTGCTGTTTTTTTCTTTAACGGCTTTTGCTCAGCAAGTCACTCCAGATACGGCTCAGGTTGTTATTCCTGGTCGTCAGAATAGTGCAGAAGCACAATCAAAACCTTATGTAATTATGATATCTACAGATGGTTTCCGATATGATTATGCTAAAAAATATAATGCTGAGAATCTGCTGAGACTTTCAGATAACGGGGTGCAGGCAAAAGCAATGATCCCGAGTTTTCCAAGTATTACTTTTCCTAATCACTGGAGTCTAATCACGGGGCTTTATCCTTCTCATCACGGCTTGATTGATAATTTTTTCTATGATTATAAAAGAAAAGAAGTCTATGCGATGAGCAATAAAAAAAATGCGGAAGATGGAAGCTGGTATGGAGGAACTCCATTGTGGGGACTGGCAGAAAAGCAGGGAATGGTATCTGCCTCTTTAATGTGGGTAGGATCTGCCAGTGATGCCGGAGGAATAAGACCAAGTTATTATTATCCGTATCACGAAAAATTCACCCCTTCTGAAAAAGTAGACAAAGTAGTAAACTGGCTGAAGCTTCCTGAAGATAAAAGACCCCATTTTATTTCATTATATTTTCCTGAAGTAGATGGAAGCGGGCATCATTTTGGACCGGATGCAAAAGAAACTGAAACGGCTGTTCACCTTATTGATCAGGCTGTTGGAGATTTGGTGCAGAAAGTAAATAAATTAGGATTAAAGAATGTCAACTTTGTATTTGTTTCCGACCATGGAATGATAAAAGTGGATGGTGGAACTCCTCTTGAAATTCCGGCTCTTCTTTTTGATAAAAACAGATTCGATTTTTATAACTCGCAGACATTATTAAGAGTATATGTGAAAAATGCTGATGAGGTAAAAGCTGTTTACAAAGAATTAAAAGCCCATAAAACAGATGATTACACCGTTTATCTGGATAAAAGGCTTCCTCATTATTTGCATTTTGCCACAAGAGATGATAAATATAACAGAATAGGTCAGATTCTTCTTGTTCCGAAAGCTCCCAAAATATTCCTGGAAAAAGGAAAGAAGACATCTGTTGGAAAGCATGGGTATAATCCGAGATTAGTCCCGGAAATGAAAGCAACTTTCTTTGCCTGGGGTCCGGAATTCAAAAATCATCAGGTAATCAATGAATTTTCCAATGTCAATGTTTATCCTATGGTGGCTGAAATTTTAGGATTAAAAATTGAACAGCCTATCGACGGAAAACTGAAAGTGTTGAAAGAAACATTGAAAGAAACGAAATAA
- a CDS encoding GNAT family N-acetyltransferase has protein sequence MEFKTLADNTIEEILAVFNLSFSDYVIPFHLSKEQLVSKIEAEKIDLNFSVGAFEDGQLAGFILQSEKTENGEKIIYNGGTGVVPEVRGKGLVRKMYDFIIPLLKERNANVLLLEVIEENQRAIRAYENLGFTIVRKLLCFKGEINPAKYNEEISVRDLKDFQWDTLRSFWDIEPSWQGSVFVLDPIPESYIALGAFNDEKLVGYIIYNPAAKKVYQIAVDKEYRKQGIGARLFNSIKDTPEGQPVSLNNVDSSSKNTDKFLSEKVGLTNWLSQFEMKRSI, from the coding sequence ATGGAATTTAAAACCTTAGCAGATAATACAATAGAAGAAATTTTAGCAGTATTCAATCTTTCGTTTTCAGATTATGTCATTCCTTTTCATTTATCAAAAGAGCAGCTGGTTTCCAAAATTGAGGCGGAGAAAATAGATTTGAATTTTTCCGTAGGTGCCTTTGAAGACGGGCAGCTGGCTGGATTTATTCTTCAGTCGGAAAAAACAGAAAACGGAGAAAAAATTATTTACAACGGTGGAACCGGAGTCGTACCGGAGGTTAGAGGGAAAGGGCTGGTAAGAAAAATGTATGATTTTATCATTCCTCTTTTAAAAGAGAGAAATGCCAATGTCTTGCTTCTTGAGGTGATTGAAGAAAATCAACGTGCCATCAGAGCCTATGAAAATCTGGGTTTTACCATTGTACGAAAACTGCTTTGCTTTAAAGGAGAGATTAATCCGGCTAAATATAATGAGGAGATATCTGTACGTGATCTGAAGGATTTCCAATGGGATACATTGCGTTCTTTCTGGGACATTGAGCCTTCATGGCAGGGATCCGTTTTTGTACTGGATCCAATACCTGAAAGCTATATTGCTTTAGGCGCTTTTAATGATGAAAAGCTGGTAGGATATATCATTTATAATCCGGCAGCAAAAAAGGTATACCAAATTGCGGTAGATAAAGAGTACAGAAAACAGGGAATAGGAGCCAGGCTTTTTAATTCCATTAAAGATACTCCTGAAGGGCAACCTGTTTCTTTAAATAATGTAGACAGCTCTTCAAAAAATACTGATAAATTTCTTAGTGAAAAAGTAGGGCTTACTAACTGGTTGTCACAGTTTGAAATGAAGCGATCTATTTAA
- a CDS encoding cytidine deaminase family protein, protein MRKDLKDIARQFAKSTILNDFIEYGGVAAAIETADGNVYTGISIDTACSMGFCAEHSAVAEMLKNGERYIKSVVAVGSDGNAVPPCGRCRELMSQLSKENLNAIIEVKNGVFVTLKELMPYDWKEDLDREW, encoded by the coding sequence ATGAGAAAAGACCTGAAGGACATTGCCCGTCAATTTGCAAAATCCACCATCCTCAATGATTTTATAGAATATGGAGGAGTCGCGGCTGCAATTGAAACGGCAGATGGAAATGTATACACGGGGATCAGCATAGATACAGCCTGTTCCATGGGATTCTGTGCAGAACATAGCGCTGTAGCTGAGATGTTAAAAAATGGAGAACGCTATATCAAATCGGTGGTGGCAGTAGGAAGCGACGGTAATGCAGTACCTCCCTGCGGACGTTGCAGAGAATTGATGAGCCAATTATCCAAAGAGAATCTCAATGCTATCATAGAAGTTAAAAACGGAGTATTTGTAACCTTAAAAGAACTGATGCCTTACGACTGGAAAGAAGATCTTGACAGAGAGTGGTAA
- a CDS encoding GrpB family protein, with translation MKIPFEKYNPSWRKQFQSIKNELEESIGFLHPEIEHIGSTSVEELSAKPVIDMMIGVKDEKELDEIPSLLRGQDYVYYEKYNEDMPYRRFFIKLTDKPHNLGLPEVIYSKDEIPEKIHDHQFRKAHIHVIPVSSEHWLRHIAFRNYLRTHPDVRREYQQLKEELSTKEWFDGNDYNQGKDSFIKREERKAVQWYLTQHKE, from the coding sequence ATGAAAATTCCTTTTGAAAAATATAATCCTTCCTGGAGAAAACAGTTTCAATCGATAAAAAATGAGCTGGAAGAAAGTATCGGTTTTTTACATCCCGAAATAGAACATATAGGAAGTACATCGGTAGAAGAATTATCTGCCAAACCTGTTATTGATATGATGATTGGGGTGAAGGATGAAAAGGAACTGGATGAAATTCCATCTTTACTGCGGGGGCAGGATTACGTTTATTATGAGAAATATAACGAAGATATGCCTTATCGACGTTTCTTTATTAAACTTACAGATAAACCCCATAATTTAGGATTGCCGGAAGTTATTTATTCAAAAGACGAGATTCCTGAGAAAATTCACGACCACCAGTTTCGTAAGGCGCACATTCATGTGATTCCTGTTTCTTCAGAACACTGGCTTCGCCATATTGCCTTTCGTAACTATCTGCGGACGCATCCGGATGTGAGAAGGGAATATCAGCAATTAAAAGAAGAGCTGAGCACAAAAGAATGGTTCGACGGAAATGATTATAATCAGGGAAAAGATTCGTTTATAAAAAGAGAAGAGAGGAAAGCCGTGCAATGGTATTTAACACAGCATAAAGAATAA
- a CDS encoding T9SS type A sorting domain-containing protein, which translates to MKKVLLTITFALANLAWAQFTTGTVSLSTGMTVKLDTSPTTVTMTLTGPDTSYLGVGFGGTGTTGGMGSGVDGFIYNVNSTSNTNIDYSFAGVGIPPSPDAIQDWTITSNTTSGGTRTIVATRSLAGGAGDTVFANNTSPINIFYAKGSTTTIANHGFGTANRGYAILSRAVLGTTEAVAESKKLILYPNPAKSTVSFKNFDKIKSVEVYEATGRKVKSIQLDNESINVNDLQSGNYYFEIRLKDGSTSYEKLIKK; encoded by the coding sequence ATGAAAAAAGTTTTACTAACCATTACTTTTGCTCTTGCCAATTTAGCATGGGCACAGTTTACAACCGGAACAGTGAGTTTGTCGACCGGTATGACCGTTAAGCTTGACACTAGTCCTACTACAGTTACGATGACTCTTACAGGGCCAGATACGTCATATTTAGGGGTAGGATTCGGAGGTACCGGAACCACCGGAGGAATGGGAAGTGGAGTGGACGGATTTATTTATAATGTCAATTCTACTTCAAACACGAATATTGATTACTCTTTTGCCGGTGTGGGAATACCTCCTAGCCCAGATGCTATACAAGACTGGACGATTACTTCAAATACTACCTCGGGAGGAACCAGAACGATTGTGGCGACCAGATCTCTTGCAGGAGGGGCCGGAGATACAGTATTTGCTAATAATACAAGCCCAATCAATATTTTCTATGCCAAAGGATCTACCACTACAATTGCTAACCATGGATTCGGAACGGCTAACAGAGGCTACGCAATTTTAAGCAGGGCAGTACTAGGCACCACTGAAGCTGTTGCGGAAAGCAAAAAGCTGATTCTTTACCCAAATCCTGCAAAATCAACAGTAAGCTTCAAAAACTTTGATAAAATAAAATCTGTAGAAGTTTATGAAGCAACAGGAAGAAAAGTAAAATCCATACAGCTTGATAATGAGAGTATCAATGTGAATGATCTGCAATCAGGAAATTATTATTTTGAGATCAGGTTAAAAGATGGCAGCACATCTTACGAGAAACTGATAAAAAAATAA
- a CDS encoding ankyrin repeat domain-containing protein produces the protein MRSLILLLTLFLSSWCMAQEKAKSIFDIARSGTVAEVKELMKQDSGIINQTNENGFSPLILACYRGNAEVAKFLIENVKDVNYRSNEGTALAGLAVKYNKELAESLLKKNADPNIADATGYTPLFWAVKFGNKELVELLLQYKADKSKKDSMGMTPFEYALQTNNKEIINLLKN, from the coding sequence ATGAGAAGCTTAATCCTATTATTAACCTTATTCCTGAGTTCATGGTGTATGGCTCAGGAAAAAGCGAAGTCAATCTTTGATATTGCCAGAAGTGGAACCGTTGCTGAAGTAAAAGAATTGATGAAACAGGATTCGGGGATTATCAATCAAACCAACGAGAATGGCTTTTCGCCCCTTATCCTGGCTTGCTACAGAGGAAATGCAGAAGTTGCAAAATTCCTTATTGAGAATGTAAAAGATGTGAATTACAGGAGTAATGAAGGTACAGCATTAGCAGGGCTTGCAGTAAAGTACAACAAAGAACTGGCAGAATCTTTATTGAAAAAAAATGCAGACCCCAATATCGCTGATGCTACAGGATACACCCCGTTATTCTGGGCTGTCAAATTTGGAAACAAAGAACTGGTAGAATTGCTGCTTCAATATAAAGCAGATAAATCAAAAAAAGATTCAATGGGAATGACTCCTTTTGAATACGCATTACAAACCAATAACAAAGAAATCATTAACCTCTTAAAAAATTGA
- a CDS encoding YceI family protein, producing the protein MKKLVLLSVSLLITGYASAQKYSSKTGKVTFEASVPLFDDIYAQDDSNLVVFNADTGEMASISAVKNFHFKTKLMEEHFNENYAETTKYPKTTFKGKISNFDKTKLTATPQKYTVQGTLNFHGVDKAVTSSATIYLKDNKIYMQGGFIARPADYKVTIPKVVTKKIAENVNVEYNYAMIKQ; encoded by the coding sequence ATGAAAAAACTTGTATTATTAAGCGTATCTCTGTTGATTACAGGTTATGCTTCAGCACAAAAATATAGTTCTAAAACCGGTAAGGTAACTTTTGAAGCATCAGTACCGTTATTTGACGATATCTATGCTCAGGATGATAGTAACCTTGTTGTTTTTAATGCTGATACAGGAGAAATGGCATCTATTTCTGCAGTTAAAAACTTTCATTTTAAAACCAAATTAATGGAAGAACACTTCAATGAAAATTATGCAGAAACGACGAAATATCCGAAGACAACCTTTAAAGGAAAAATTAGCAATTTCGACAAAACAAAGCTCACTGCAACTCCACAGAAATATACCGTTCAGGGAACCCTTAATTTTCATGGTGTTGATAAAGCTGTAACTTCTTCCGCAACAATATATTTGAAAGACAATAAAATCTATATGCAGGGAGGTTTTATAGCCAGACCAGCAGATTATAAAGTGACAATTCCAAAGGTGGTAACAAAAAAAATCGCAGAGAATGTAAATGTAGAATATAATTATGCAATGATAAAACAATGA
- a CDS encoding DUF5777 family beta-barrel protein, with the protein MTKTLLFLSVFSSVFAFAQEDLLKDIDTIKTSTETSQPAFKALQIVTGQSTKLAAKKEWYIIVAHRFGDVSTGFKNFFGLDNASTKLGVIYGITDAVSVSLSRETNMKTFEGAVKYKLIKQSESFPVDIVGYNVMGANTDLSKDNYPHLKFSDRLSYLTQALISRRFSDKFSLQLTPSYVHKNLYEPSIEDKNQFLAGLGGRYKISKRVSVNAEYFVNFDNHSFYKNPLSLGVDIETGGHVFQLLFTNSQINSDIGYLTNASGNWGKGHIFFGFNLYRVF; encoded by the coding sequence ATGACAAAAACTCTCTTATTTTTGTCGGTATTTTCATCAGTTTTTGCCTTTGCACAGGAAGATCTGCTGAAAGATATTGACACAATCAAAACCAGTACAGAAACCTCACAACCCGCCTTTAAAGCGCTGCAGATTGTCACCGGACAATCCACCAAACTGGCAGCAAAAAAAGAATGGTATATTATTGTAGCCCACAGGTTCGGAGATGTAAGTACTGGGTTCAAAAACTTTTTTGGCCTTGATAATGCTTCTACCAAGCTGGGAGTGATCTATGGCATTACCGATGCTGTTTCTGTAAGTCTGTCCAGAGAAACCAATATGAAGACTTTTGAAGGGGCTGTAAAATATAAACTTATCAAACAAAGTGAAAGCTTTCCCGTAGATATTGTCGGTTACAATGTGATGGGAGCAAATACCGACCTGAGTAAAGATAATTATCCTCACCTGAAATTTAGTGACCGGCTTTCTTACCTTACACAAGCTTTGATTTCCAGAAGGTTTAGCGATAAATTTTCACTGCAGCTTACCCCTTCCTATGTTCACAAAAACCTTTACGAACCAAGTATTGAAGATAAAAACCAATTTTTGGCAGGCTTAGGCGGACGCTATAAAATTTCAAAGAGAGTTTCTGTAAATGCGGAATATTTCGTCAACTTTGATAATCACAGTTTCTATAAAAATCCTTTATCATTAGGAGTAGACATAGAAACCGGGGGACATGTTTTCCAGCTGTTATTTACCAATTCCCAGATTAATTCAGATATCGGATATCTTACCAATGCTTCAGGAAATTGGGGAAAGGGACATATTTTCTTTGGGTTTAACCTTTACAGAGTTTTTTAA
- a CDS encoding Crp/Fnr family transcriptional regulator codes for MITINDSFVLNKFSFLGSDFLNELQREAIMTDIKAKTEIIREGQKNKYVPFLIRGSIKVYTLNDGRELIYYFIKPNDSCLMTFSSIFADYVSRVYAIAEEDSEALLIPVSVMHDWLIRFPEINKLFYREYDRRFSEVMNMVNDAVFHRLDKRVLNHIKQQISATGNNPLKITHREIASSLGTSREVVSRVLKKIESDGEILQTKEGIKVTVNENVRLI; via the coding sequence ATGATTACGATTAACGACTCATTTGTCCTTAATAAGTTTAGTTTTTTGGGAAGTGACTTTCTCAACGAACTTCAGCGTGAAGCTATTATGACCGATATAAAAGCAAAAACTGAAATTATAAGGGAAGGACAAAAAAATAAATATGTCCCTTTTTTAATAAGAGGCTCCATTAAAGTGTACACTCTTAATGACGGGAGAGAGCTTATTTATTACTTCATCAAGCCTAATGACAGCTGTCTGATGACTTTCTCTTCCATTTTTGCAGATTATGTGAGCAGGGTATATGCCATTGCTGAAGAAGATTCTGAAGCACTCTTGATTCCTGTTTCTGTAATGCATGATTGGCTGATCAGGTTTCCGGAGATCAATAAATTATTTTATCGTGAATATGACCGACGTTTCTCAGAAGTTATGAATATGGTGAATGATGCCGTTTTTCACAGACTTGATAAAAGAGTTTTAAATCACATCAAGCAACAAATTTCAGCGACTGGAAACAATCCCTTAAAGATTACCCACCGTGAAATTGCAAGCAGCCTAGGTACTTCCAGAGAAGTTGTAAGCAGAGTATTAAAAAAAATTGAAAGTGATGGTGAAATCCTTCAGACCAAAGAAGGGATAAAAGTCACTGTAAATGAAAATGTTAGACTAATCTAA
- a CDS encoding DUF3467 domain-containing protein: MDNNQNPQDGNINIELNEMVAAGVYANLALVNHSPSEFVVDFIQLMPGVQQAKVRSRIILAPLHAKRVLSALQQNIANYEQQFGEIKEVEPFVLGGNNVQA; the protein is encoded by the coding sequence ATGGACAACAATCAAAATCCACAAGACGGAAACATCAACATCGAATTAAACGAAATGGTAGCTGCTGGAGTTTATGCTAACTTAGCATTGGTAAACCACTCTCCATCAGAATTTGTAGTAGACTTTATTCAGTTGATGCCAGGTGTTCAGCAAGCTAAAGTAAGATCAAGAATCATTCTTGCTCCGCTTCACGCTAAAAGAGTATTAAGCGCTCTTCAGCAGAACATCGCTAATTACGAGCAGCAGTTCGGAGAAATTAAAGAAGTTGAGCCTTTCGTATTAGGTGGAAACAACGTACAAGCGTAA